Part of the Candidatus Eisenbacteria bacterium genome is shown below.
CGGCCGCGCCGGGGTCGAGCGGAGCTGCGCAAGGCCGGTTGAGCGAGACACGCGAGCGTGCTTGAGAGCCGCGCGCCCGCCGCCTAGACTGCCGCCGCTCGCCCGCTCCTCGCTGCTTCCCGATCCGCGCCCGCTCCTGCTCGCGTCCTGGAGACTCGCTCGTGCCGGCACTCTACCTGGTGGTGATCTCGGCGCTGGTCGCGATCATCGCCTATCGCACCTACGGCGCGTTTCTGGCCGCGCGGGTCGCGACGCTCGACGACCTGCGCCGCACGCCCGCGCACACGCAGCGCGACGGCCGCGACTTCGTACCCACGAATCGATGGGTGCTGTTCGGCCACCACTTCGCGGCGATCGCCGGCGCCGGTCCCCTGATCGGCCCGGTGCTCGCCGCACAGTTCGGCTACCTGCCGGGCTTCCTGTGGCTGCTGGTCGGCTCGGTGCTCGCGGGTGGCGTCCACGACTTCGTGATCCTCACCGCCTCGGTGCGTCGCGGCGGCCGCTCGCTCGCGAACATCGCGCGCGAGGAGGTCGGCCCCATCACCGGAACCGCGACCGCGATCGCGATCGTGTTCGTGATGGTGGTGGCGCTCGCCGCGATGGCACTGGTGGTCGTGAACTCGCTCAGGGACAGCGCCTGGGGCGTGTTCTCGATCTCGCTCACGATTCCGATCGCGCTCGCGATGGGACTGTGGTCCTACCGCATCCGGCCCGGCTCGCTGCGCACCGCGACCGTATTCGGCGTGATCGCTCTGCTGGTCGCGGTCGCGGCCGGCGCATGGATCCAGAACTCGCCGATCCGCGAGTGGTTCGTGTTTCCCGATCGCGGCATCGCGATCGGCGTGATGCTCTACGGATTCATCGCTTCGGTGCTGCCGGTCTGGCTGCTGTTGTGCCCGCGCGACTATCTGTCGTCATTCATGAAGATCGGCGCGGTGCTGCTCCTCGCGGTCGGCGTGATCGTTGTGAACCCGGTGCTGCGCATGCCGGCGCTGACGCCCTACATCCACGGCGGCGGCCCGGTGTTCCCCGGCACGCTGTTTCCGTTCGTGTTCATCACCATCGCGTGCGGGGCGATCTCGGGCTTCCATTCCCTGATCGCCTCCGGCACCACGCCCAAGATGCTCGATCGCGAGCGCGACATCCTGCCAATCAGCTACGGCGCGATGGTGCTGGAAGGCTTCGTGGGAGTCATCGCGCTCATCGCCGCGTGCGCGCTGCATCCCGGCGACTACTTCGCGATCAATGCGAAGCCCGAGGTGTTCGCGAAGCTCGGGCTCGCGGTGCATGAGCTGCACGTGATCGAGGCGCAGGTCGGCGAGAAACTCGCCGGCCGACCCGGCGGAGCGGTCTCCCTCGCGGTCGGCATGGCCTCGATCTTCACCTCGATCCCGTGGCTCAAGGGCATGATGGCATTCTGGTACCACTTCGCGATCATGTTCGAGGCGATGTTCGTGCTCACGCTCATCGACACCGGCACGCGAGTGACGCGCTACATGCTGCAGGAAGTCGGCGGCATGGTGGTGCCGGCGTTGCGCACCTGGCAGGGCGTGGCGCCCGCGATCGTGTTCAGCGCGCTCGCGGTGCTCGGCTGGGGCTACTTCGTGTGGACTGGAACCGTCAGCACCATCTGGCCGATGCTCGGAGTGGCGAACCAGCTGCTCGCGGGGTTCGCACTGGCGATCGGGACCTCGGTGCTCATCAACATGGGAAAGCAACGCTACATCTGGACCACGTTGCCGCCGCTCGCCTTCATGTGCGTGAACACACTGACCGCTGGATGGCTCAACCTGAGCGTCAACTATTTGCGGCCGCAGCTCGCGGCCGGCGCCCCGAACCTGTGGAGCGCATTCCTGGCGGCGCCGACGCCGGCCCGCATCCAGTGCCTGATCACGCTGGTGCTCATGACGCTGCTCGTGATCGTCGTGGTCGACAGCGTGGCACACTGGACTCGCTCGCTGCGTGGGGCGCTTCCGGCGCAACGCACCACCGCCCCCTCGCATGCCGCCGGATCGTGATCGCGTGACCGCCGTGCGCCGTGTCCTGCCTGCGCTGTTCCTGGTCGCGGCACTCGGGGTCTCGGCACTCGCGTGGCGGTCGCAGCTGGTTCCGGTCATGCGCGAACGGCTCGAGCCGCGCTCGCTTCGACTGACGCCCGCAACTGAGCGCGCCGCGATCGAGTTCGACGTGGTGCTGCCGGTGGTGCCGGTCGGCGAACGGCGCTTGCACTCGCGAGGCCGACCGATGATCGTTCACTACTGGGCGCCTTGGGAACGGAACGGTCGCGCGCAGATCCAGGCGCTCGACTCGCTGCTCGCCTCGAGCGACGCCTCGGGGATCGAGGCGGTCGTGGTGTGCGGTGACCCGTTCCCGACCGTTGCGCGCTTCATCGGGCGGCATCACATCCGGGTGCCGGTGGTGCTCGACGGTGCGCGCGCGTTGCGTGGCCAGCTCCCGTGCCCGCTCCTGCCCTACACGTGGGTGATCGATGCCGGCGGTCGGGTGGCGGCGCGAATCGAGGGTGAGATCGACTGGCTTGCGCCCGAGACGCGTCGGGCGCTGCGCGAGCTCGCGGCCGAGGGGCCGGAAAGTGGTGGAGCTGAACGGGATCGAACCGTCGACCTCCTGACTGCCAGTCAGGCGCTCTCCCAACTGAGCTACAGCCCCACCTCGACTTGCGGCGTTCGGGCCGTCGGGTGGCCCGTCGCGAACGCGGAGTTATAGCGAGCCGACGGCCGCAGGGTCAAGGCGCACGCGCATCGAATCGACGATGCTCGCACGGCGGAATGCCGCGGACCGACGAATCGAGCCTCTAGAAGAGTCCGCGCCGCCTCGTGGTCCGGCGCCGCGGCGGCGGGCCGAGAAGGGCCCCCATCACGCCGCGCATCACCTGCGTGGCGGCGCGGCCCGCGATGGTCTTGACCAGCGGCGAGTTGAGCATTCCGGCCAGCCCGCCCGCTTCCGCCGCATCACGTGCGCCTCGCGCCGGACGCGCCGCCTCGGAATCCTTCGCGACTTCACCCGCGTCGCCGCCACGACCCGCCGCATCGCCGGTCATGCGTGCGGCGAGCAACTCCCGGGCACTCTCGCGATCGACGGCCTGCGCGTACTCCTTCACCTGCGCCGAGGCGCCGAGGCGCTGCTGCATCTCGGGTTCGGTGAGCGGCCCCATGCGCGAAGCCGGCGGAATCATGCGGGTCGCGAATGGCGGCGTGGGTGCACCGTTCGAGTTGAGTACCGTGACGAGCGCCTCTCCGATGCCGAGCGTCGTGAGCGTCTCTTCGATGTCGTAGAACGTGGTCTTGGGAAACGTGCGGGCCGCCGCCCGGAGTGCCCTGTCGTCGTCGGCTGTGAACGCGCGCAGCGCATGCTGCACTCGATTGCCGAGCTGGCCGAGCACATCGGCCGGCACGTCCTTGGGGCTCTGGGTGACGAAGAACACTCCCACGCCCTTCGAGCGGATGAGCCGCACCACCTGTTCGACCTGAGCGAGAAAGTCTTTGCTCGCGTCCGCGAACAACAGGTGAGCTTCGTCGAAGAAGAACACCAGCTTCGGCTTCTCGACGTCGCCGAGCTCAGGCAGCTCCAGGTAGAGCCGCGCCAGCATCCACATCATGAAGGTCGAGAACAACGCGGGCTTATCCTGCACGTCGTTCAGCTCCAGCACGCTGACGAGTCCGCGGCCGTCGCGTTCGATCTGGATCAGATCTTCCAGTTCGAACTCGGGTTCTCCGAAGAACTGACCGGCCCCCTGCTGTTCGAGCTGGATCATCTCGCGCAACAACACGCCGACGGTGGCCTTCGACATGCCGCCGTAGTCCTTGAGGTCGGCCGCACCGTCTCCGGTCAGGTGCTGCAGCACCGCGCGCAGGTCCGCGAAGTCGAGCAACGGGAGCTTGCGGTCGTCGCAGTACTTGAACACCAGCGCGAGCACGCTCGACTGAGTTTCGTTGAGGCCCAGCACTTTGGACAGCAGCAGCGGTCCGAAGCTCGAGACGGTGGCGCGCAGTTGCGCGCCGCGACCGCCCGAGAGGCTCAGGAACTCGACCGGGAACGAGTTCGGCTGCCAGGCGAAACCGGTGTCGGTGGAACGCTGCGCGACCCGTTCGCTCGTCTCGCCGGCCACGCCGAGCCCGGAGAGATCGCCCTTCATGTCGGCGACGAACACCGGCACGCCCGCGTTCGAGAGCTGTTCGGCGATGAGCTGGAGCGTCTTGGTCTTGCCGGTGCCCGTCGCGCCGGCGATCAGCCCGTGGCGGTTGAGCATGGCGAGCGGCATGCCCACCAGCGGCTCTGCGTGGCACTCGCCGTCTCGCAGCGGGGCGCCGAGCGTCAGTGCACCGGCGCCACGTGGAAACGAGGAACGAACCGCGGCGAGAAACGTCTCTTCCATGGGCATGCGCCTCCGAAGTGGAGGCGCATGCTATCGCGTCGACGCTACTTCTGCATCTTCAAGACCACGCGGGCCTCGTCGCTCTTGGCGCGCGCCACGAGACGCACGTGATCGACCTTGCGGCCGTCCGCGAACTCGAGAACGTCGTAGTGGCCGGGGCCGCGCGTGTACTCCTTCATGTCGACCACGCGCGTATCGCCGTTCTCGAACACGAGTTCCGCCCAGTCGAACTGCACGCGACCTTCGACCACCTGCAGCCACATCCGAGTGCCGCGGCTATCGGCATTCAGCGTGACCTCGGTCCAGTCCTCGTCGCGGCGGATGGTCTCGCCGTCCTCCCACACCATCGCGGTGCGCGCCGGAGCGGTGGCGATCATCGCGCCGCTCCACACCACGAGCGGCAGGTAGGTCACGGGCGCAATGCGAATCACGGTGCGCGCGGGACGCACGATCACCGCTCGATAGGGTCGGCGGATCGGCCAGCCGCGCCGGACCACTACGGTGGTGCGGCGGTGCGCGCCACCACGAACCACCACGCGGCGCGCCGCGAAGGCGGGCGCGGCGATTTCGACGCCGAGGAGCAGCACGAGCAGGACAGTAAGAAGTCGATTCATGGCGGACTCCGAGTTGGGGTGTTTGGGAAGTCACCGGACACGACCGAAGAACTGCAGGCCCTGTGCCACCCGAGCCGAGCCGCTAAGTGCTTGTCGCAGCGAGCCTGGCCGTGGAGTGGGCAGCCCGAGCGGGCCGCTGGCGGTCCACCGGCGACTACGGGTGTACCGGTTCGGGCGGCGACCCGGGATCGCTGCCCAGCAGCACCCCGACCTGCACGCGCCCCGAAATCGCACGCGCCAGCAGGGAGACTCTCGAGACGGCACCCGCCACGAAGTCGGCGCGCCCCGCTCACCACTTCACTCTCGAAACGAGTAGATGTCGGCCGGGTCTACGGCTTCCATTCCGGCAACCGACCGGGAGTCCACGGCGCTCGCGCCTGCTCGGCGGCGTTCTCAAGTTTCGACAAGTCGTTGCGCACCAGCCCTCGCAGCGTCTCGAGCAGCGGCGCGAATTCCTGCGCGACGATTTCGACCGCGCGTCGCTGCGTTGCGGTCGGGCTCGCGGTGCTCGACCACTGCGAGTAGACGACCGCGTCGAGTCGTTCGACCAGCGACGGCGCGTCGGGCTCGTTGCGGGAACGCCGCACTTCGTCGCCGTTGAATCGCGTGCGCAGTTCGCGCAGGCGCGCCTCGAGCGCGCGTGCATCACGCGCCAGCGTGGGTGGTGCGGCCGGCGTGTCGTCGATGGCCTTCTTCAGGTGGCTCACGCGCGATTCAGCCTCGGCGAGCGACCGCAGTGCTCCGCGCACCGCGCGCTGCGCCTCGGCGGTACGCCGGCGGAACTGCAGCAGCTCCGCTGCGTTGGTGGCCGGCAGCGTAGCCGCACCGAGCGGGGCGCATGTGAACTTCTGAGGCGGGCCGAGCGGCGTCTCGACGCCCTCGATGCGAGTGCTCAACGCGACCGTGTACTCACCGGGTGCCGCGGGTGGCCCCAACGTCGGCGCGGAGTAGCGGCCCGGCGGCGTCGGATTGAGATCGGTCGGTGTCGCGGCCGGGTACGTGAAGTCCCACGCCACGCGGTGGAATCCCTCGGCGGTCGGTCCGGACAATCGCCGCACCACCCGCCCTTCGGAATCGCCTACGGTCAGGATCAGGCTCGGCGCTTCTTCGCGGTCTTCGGCGCCGAGGCTGTCCCAGCTCGGGTAGTAGATGCTCTTGCCCGCTTCGGCGAGCTTCTTCTCGTCGGCGCGTCGCCGATCGCGACGCGACTTGAGTTCGTCGCGCAACCGATAAGTAAAGATCGCACCGAACGGCGGATTCGGCGCCACAAAGAAGTTCTCGCCCATCTCGGCCTTGCCGTCACCGCCATTCGGACTCGAGGGCACGTACATGAGCGCACGCTTGACCGGCGTGAGTCCCCCTGCCGAGGTCAGGTACGGCAACGTCGCGTGGCGCAGCGGCGAGTAGTCGTCGAGCACGTAGTAACCGCGACCGAAGGTGCCGACCACCAGGTCGTTCTCACGCTTTTGAATCGCGAGGTCGCGCACGCAGATGGTGGGGATTCCGCCCTTGAGCTGAACCCAGTGACGGCCGCCGTCACGGGTGAAGAACACGCCGAACTCGGTGCCGGCGAACAGCAGGTTGCGGTCGACGTGATCCTCGGCGAGCGCGTAGACGGTGCCGCGTTCGGGCAGGTCGCCGGCAATCGAGGTCCAGCTGCGGCCGCGGTCGTCGCTGCGCAACACGTAGGGCTTGAAGTCACCGATCTTGTGCGCGTCGAACGCGGCATAGACCACGTTTTCGTCGTGTTGTGAGGCCTCGAGCCGTGAGACGTAGGTGATCTCGGGTACGCCGGGAAAGCGCTCGGCGCGCCGCCAATGACTCCCCGCGTCCTCGCTGACCTGAACGAGTCCGTCGTCACTTCCCACGTAGAGCAGTCCTTCGCGTTTCGGTGATTCCGAGAGCGCGACCAGGTTGCCATAGAACGAAGTGCTCGCATTCTTGGACGGCGCATCGACGCTCCAGACACGCCCCATGATCTCGAGCCGATTGCGATCAATCTGGCGCGTCAGGTCGGGGCTCACCGGGCGCCAGGTATCGCCGCGATCGTCGGTGCGGTAGAGCCGATTAGCCGCGAAGTAGAGCCGCGTGTGCGAGTGAGGGCTGATGATGAGCGGGCTGTCCCAGTTCCATCGCAATCCCGGTTCGCCGGGTTCGGGCTGCGGCTGGATGTCGAGCGCCTCGCCGTTGCGACGATCGAAACGCACCAGCTGACCGTGCTGCCACTGCGAATAGACGATGTTCGGATCGGTCGGGTCGACGCGCGGCTGGAAGCCATCACCGCCGACGGTGATGAACCAGTCCGAGCTACGAATGCCGTGCACGGTGTTGGTGCGCGACGGCCCGCCCTGTGTGTTGTTGTCCTGCGTCCCGCCGTAGATGTTGTAGAACGGCTCGGCCTCGTCGACACAGATCTTGTAGAACTGCGTGATCGGCAGATTTGAGAAGTACGACCAGATCTTGCCGCGGTCGTAGCTCTCGTAGAGGCCGCCGTCGCAGCCCACCAGCAGGTGCTCGTTGTCGGCGGGATCGATCCACATCGCGTGGTTGTCGACGTGCTTGCTCTCTTCGCCGAGCCGCCTGAACGTCTTGCCGCCGTCCTCGCTGACCTGCATCCAGGTATCGAGCGAGTACACGCGATCGCGCACCTGCGGATCGGCGACGATCTCGTTGTAGTACTGAGGGCTGGTGGCGCCGTAGTCGCCCATCTTCTCCCAGCTCGCTCCCGCGTTGCGCGATCGAAAGAAGCCGCCCTTTCCCTGCGCCGCGTCGATGATCGCGTACACCACGTCCGGATCGACCGGCGAGATCGCGAGCCCCGGGCGTCCCATGTCGGTGGCCGGCAGCCCGGTGGTCAGCTTCGTCCAGCTCTTGCCGGCATCGGTCGACTTGTGGATGCCCGACCCGGGACCGCCATTGACGAGCGTCCAGACGCGGCGATGGCGCTGGTACGTCGAGGCGTACATCACCTTCGGGTTACGCGGATCGAGGTGCACCTCGTTGACGCCGGTCCACGCGTCGACTTCGAGGATGCGCTCCCAGGTCTCGCCGGAGTCGGTCGTGCGGTAGAGCCCGCGATCTCCGCCCGCGCTCCACAGCGGTCCCTGCGCGGCCACGTACACGGTGCGCGAGTCGGAGGGGTGCACGACGATGCGGCCGATGTGCTCGGAGGACTTGAGGCCAACGTTCTTCCAGCTCACTCCCCCGTCGGTCGAGCGATAGACTCCGTCGCCGTAGCCCACGCTGCGCTGGCTGTTGTTCTCGCCCGACCCGACCCACACCACCAGCGGATCGTTCGGATCGATCGTCACGCAACCGATCGAGTACGAACCTTCCTTGTCGAAGATCGGTGCCCAGGTGGTGCCCCGATTGCTGGTCTTCCACAAGTTTCCAGAGCACGCCGCGACGTACCAGGTATTGAGGTCCGACGGATGAATCGCGAGGTCGCCGATGCGTCCGGACGTGAGTGCCGGCCCAATGCCGCGAAACGCCAGCCCGCTCCAGGTTTCGGGCTTGAGTTCCATTGGCTTCTCGGGCGCGGTAGATTTGCCGCCCTTCGACTTGCCGCCCTCGGCCGCCTTCGAAGTCGGAGCACCCTCGGCCGCGACGTGAAGCACGGCGAGCGCCAGCACGCACACTGCGGTTCGAATCAGCGAAGACATGGACGGCGGCATACGAATCCTCGGAGGTGAACTCGAGATGAGCTGGGCCGCGACGACGATGGACGGAGACCGAGCCTGAAGCCCGGGGAATCTAACGCTGTGGGCGAATCGCAGCCAGCGACTCGACGCCCCGAAGCGGAACCCCGCGAGGGGGCGCTCGCAGGGCAGCGACGCCTGATCGCGCTCGACGCGATCCGAGGGATCGCGATCGTGCTGATGACGGTGGATCATGCGGCCGCGCTGGCTCGATTCAATGTTCTGGCGGAGCGCTATTCCGGACGATTCGAGCCGATGGCGCCCTTCCCGTGGTGGGTTCTGGGACTCGTGACCAACTTCGCTGCTCCGCTCTTCTGGTTCGCGAGCGGCGTGAGTCTCGGGCTCTTCGAGCGCGGAATGCGCGGCCGTGCCGATGCCGGGCTGAGTCTCACAAAGATCATCCTCGTTCGGGCGGGATTGCTGCTGTTGCTCGACGCGTTCGTGATCTCGCCGCTCTGGGCCCCCCTGCTTCGACTCAAGGTCTTTTACACGTTCGACATGTTGTCGAGCCTCGGACTGTCGCTCGCACTCCTGGCCGGGCTCCGGTTCCTTCCGCGCCGCGCGCTCGGCGTGCTCGGGTTGGTGCTGATCGTCGGATTCGAGGCGCTGCGTGCGGCCCTGCCCGCGGGTCTGCGGGAGGCCGGCGGATTCTGGCTGGCGGTGTGGCTCGATCACGTCGGAGGCAGCCATCCGGTGGTCTCGTTCCCGGTACTCGGCTGGCTCGGCCTGCTGCTGTTGGGGTACGCATTCGCGGTGGCCGCGCTGCGGCCCACCTGGCGATCCCCCGGTCGTTGGGTGTGGATCGGGGGCCTGTTACTCACGAGCTGGGCGGTGCTTCGTTGGTCGCGTGGCTACGGAAACCTCGACGTCCCGATCCCCGAGACCGGCTTCGTGGAATTCCTCACGATGACGAAGGGCCCGCCGAGCCTGACTTTTCTGCTCTTCAACCTCGGGCTCGCGGCGTTGGCCTACGCAGGTGTCTTGCTGTGGGAGACGCGCGGTGGCGGCCGAATCTGGAGTGCGCTGGGCGACCTCGGGCGAGCCGCCCTGTTCGTCTACCTCGTGCACCTAGTGCTCTACAAGGTGATTGCATGGGGCACGCACCGCGCGATCCACGATTACGAGGTCATCCGTTTCGTGATCACGTGGACGATCGGCATTACGGTCCTGGTCCCGCTGGCGCGCTGGTATCGCAAGCTAAAGATGAGCTACCGCAAGAGCGTATTGAAGTACTTGTAGATCATCGACTGCGTTGAACGTAGGGCGGTACCGCTGCTAGGCTCGCTGCCCTTCCGAGTGCCGGAGTGGCGAAACTGGCAGACGCGCGGGACTCAAAATCCCGTTCGGGCAACCGAGTGGGGGTTCGACCCCCCCCTCCGGCACCAACTCCTCAAATGACTTACGCCGTCGACTCGTCCTCCGCCGTTCCCCTCGTAGCACCAAACTGGGCGGGAACTGGGCGGGAGTTCGAACGAAACGCGGCTCGCCGACCGACGCCCTCGGCAAGATCCGCCTCAGAGACGATGGCGTACCGGCGGTAGATGCTTTCGGTCTTGTGGCCCGTCAACTTCATGGCGACCGAGCGCGATACCCCCGCTCGTTCCATCTCTCGAACTGCCGTCCGGCGCAGGTCGTGCACGAGTCGCGCGGGACAACCTGCCTCGCGACAGGCTCGCCGCCATGCATCGTGGAAGGTGCGAACCGGTTTCCCGCGGCGGTGAAAGACCCACGGCACCAGCCGTCCCTGCTCCTGCTCGACGACTGATGTGAGCTGCCGCTGACGCTGGAGCAACGCACAGAGATCGGGCGCTGCACCAAAGGGGAACACACGGCCTTCGTCGTTCTTGGTGGTCCCCGGCTCAAGCCGAACGATACTGGCCACGAAATCGACCTGCCGCCATTGCAGCGTTCGAACCTCACCGATCCGCCACCCGGTCAGGAACGTGAACTCCACGATCCCGCGGATGTCGTGCGGCAGACGCTTGAGGACGGCTTGGAACTGCTCCTCCTCAAAGAATCCCGAGCGCGTATTGCGCACCTTGATTCCAGGGAAGGCAGGCCGGGCCGCGACCTTGCCCGCGCGGTACGCCAGGCTGA
Proteins encoded:
- a CDS encoding carbon starvation protein A, encoding MPALYLVVISALVAIIAYRTYGAFLAARVATLDDLRRTPAHTQRDGRDFVPTNRWVLFGHHFAAIAGAGPLIGPVLAAQFGYLPGFLWLLVGSVLAGGVHDFVILTASVRRGGRSLANIAREEVGPITGTATAIAIVFVMVVALAAMALVVVNSLRDSAWGVFSISLTIPIALAMGLWSYRIRPGSLRTATVFGVIALLVAVAAGAWIQNSPIREWFVFPDRGIAIGVMLYGFIASVLPVWLLLCPRDYLSSFMKIGAVLLLAVGVIVVNPVLRMPALTPYIHGGGPVFPGTLFPFVFITIACGAISGFHSLIASGTTPKMLDRERDILPISYGAMVLEGFVGVIALIAACALHPGDYFAINAKPEVFAKLGLAVHELHVIEAQVGEKLAGRPGGAVSLAVGMASIFTSIPWLKGMMAFWYHFAIMFEAMFVLTLIDTGTRVTRYMLQEVGGMVVPALRTWQGVAPAIVFSALAVLGWGYFVWTGTVSTIWPMLGVANQLLAGFALAIGTSVLINMGKQRYIWTTLPPLAFMCVNTLTAGWLNLSVNYLRPQLAAGAPNLWSAFLAAPTPARIQCLITLVLMTLLVIVVVDSVAHWTRSLRGALPAQRTTAPSHAAGS
- a CDS encoding DUF853 family protein gives rise to the protein MPMEETFLAAVRSSFPRGAGALTLGAPLRDGECHAEPLVGMPLAMLNRHGLIAGATGTGKTKTLQLIAEQLSNAGVPVFVADMKGDLSGLGVAGETSERVAQRSTDTGFAWQPNSFPVEFLSLSGGRGAQLRATVSSFGPLLLSKVLGLNETQSSVLALVFKYCDDRKLPLLDFADLRAVLQHLTGDGAADLKDYGGMSKATVGVLLREMIQLEQQGAGQFFGEPEFELEDLIQIERDGRGLVSVLELNDVQDKPALFSTFMMWMLARLYLELPELGDVEKPKLVFFFDEAHLLFADASKDFLAQVEQVVRLIRSKGVGVFFVTQSPKDVPADVLGQLGNRVQHALRAFTADDDRALRAAARTFPKTTFYDIEETLTTLGIGEALVTVLNSNGAPTPPFATRMIPPASRMGPLTEPEMQQRLGASAQVKEYAQAVDRESARELLAARMTGDAAGRGGDAGEVAKDSEAARPARGARDAAEAGGLAGMLNSPLVKTIAGRAATQVMRGVMGALLGPPPRRRTTRRRGLF
- a CDS encoding glycosyl hydrolase, whose amino-acid sequence is MSSLIRTAVCVLALAVLHVAAEGAPTSKAAEGGKSKGGKSTAPEKPMELKPETWSGLAFRGIGPALTSGRIGDLAIHPSDLNTWYVAACSGNLWKTSNRGTTWAPIFDKEGSYSIGCVTIDPNDPLVVWVGSGENNSQRSVGYGDGVYRSTDGGVSWKNVGLKSSEHIGRIVVHPSDSRTVYVAAQGPLWSAGGDRGLYRTTDSGETWERILEVDAWTGVNEVHLDPRNPKVMYASTYQRHRRVWTLVNGGPGSGIHKSTDAGKSWTKLTTGLPATDMGRPGLAISPVDPDVVYAIIDAAQGKGGFFRSRNAGASWEKMGDYGATSPQYYNEIVADPQVRDRVYSLDTWMQVSEDGGKTFRRLGEESKHVDNHAMWIDPADNEHLLVGCDGGLYESYDRGKIWSYFSNLPITQFYKICVDEAEPFYNIYGGTQDNNTQGGPSRTNTVHGIRSSDWFITVGGDGFQPRVDPTDPNIVYSQWQHGQLVRFDRRNGEALDIQPQPEPGEPGLRWNWDSPLIISPHSHTRLYFAANRLYRTDDRGDTWRPVSPDLTRQIDRNRLEIMGRVWSVDAPSKNASTSFYGNLVALSESPKREGLLYVGSDDGLVQVSEDAGSHWRRAERFPGVPEITYVSRLEASQHDENVVYAAFDAHKIGDFKPYVLRSDDRGRSWTSIAGDLPERGTVYALAEDHVDRNLLFAGTEFGVFFTRDGGRHWVQLKGGIPTICVRDLAIQKRENDLVVGTFGRGYYVLDDYSPLRHATLPYLTSAGGLTPVKRALMYVPSSPNGGDGKAEMGENFFVAPNPPFGAIFTYRLRDELKSRRDRRRADEKKLAEAGKSIYYPSWDSLGAEDREEAPSLILTVGDSEGRVVRRLSGPTAEGFHRVAWDFTYPAATPTDLNPTPPGRYSAPTLGPPAAPGEYTVALSTRIEGVETPLGPPQKFTCAPLGAATLPATNAAELLQFRRRTAEAQRAVRGALRSLAEAESRVSHLKKAIDDTPAAPPTLARDARALEARLRELRTRFNGDEVRRSRNEPDAPSLVERLDAVVYSQWSSTASPTATQRRAVEIVAQEFAPLLETLRGLVRNDLSKLENAAEQARAPWTPGRLPEWKP
- a CDS encoding DUF1624 domain-containing protein; the encoded protein is MGESQPATRRPEAEPREGALAGQRRLIALDAIRGIAIVLMTVDHAAALARFNVLAERYSGRFEPMAPFPWWVLGLVTNFAAPLFWFASGVSLGLFERGMRGRADAGLSLTKIILVRAGLLLLLDAFVISPLWAPLLRLKVFYTFDMLSSLGLSLALLAGLRFLPRRALGVLGLVLIVGFEALRAALPAGLREAGGFWLAVWLDHVGGSHPVVSFPVLGWLGLLLLGYAFAVAALRPTWRSPGRWVWIGGLLLTSWAVLRWSRGYGNLDVPIPETGFVEFLTMTKGPPSLTFLLFNLGLAALAYAGVLLWETRGGGRIWSALGDLGRAALFVYLVHLVLYKVIAWGTHRAIHDYEVIRFVITWTIGITVLVPLARWYRKLKMSYRKSVLKYL
- a CDS encoding site-specific integrase codes for the protein MARGQGRVFQRGGSKKWYIEYWWQGRQHRESSGSFRERDAVALLRRRLGQVDTGRLVGPQFERTTFEELTQMLVDDYQVNGRKSLDRAVRSIRHLRSFFGGCRAIEVTSDRVSSYIRFRLEATPPAKPATIQNELAALKRMFSLAYRAGKVAARPAFPGIKVRNTRSGFFEEEQFQAVLKRLPHDIRGIVEFTFLTGWRIGEVRTLQWRQVDFVASIVRLEPGTTKNDEGRVFPFGAAPDLCALLQRQRQLTSVVEQEQGRLVPWVFHRRGKPVRTFHDAWRRACREAGCPARLVHDLRRTAVREMERAGVSRSVAMKLTGHKTESIYRRYAIVSEADLAEGVGRRAAFRSNSRPVPAQFGATRGTAEDESTA